A stretch of the Luteimonas sp. JM171 genome encodes the following:
- a CDS encoding cation:proton antiporter — protein MPMQSPLLLQLVVIIATARVCGLLLRHVGQPPVIGEMAAGIILGPIVFGALFPGFHSQLFAPESLPALSSLATLGLVLFMFIVGVELRAPAEGMRAQVRAAGWVGVLSVLVPMGLGIAVSPALHGPLAPEGVGFWPFALFMAAAMSITAFPIMARILKERNITHTRLGQLSLGSAAIADVLAWIMLALVVAMIGAGAGYGGFVRIIVGLGALSAVVFGLLRPLYARLLARHAREGVPGGFVLAALFVGLFACAAITDWLQLHAVFGAFLFGACLPRDDRLLRSLVERVEHVAIIVLMPIFFALAGLNTTGDAFVGAGLGALGLIMAAAVVGKIAGGAAGARLAGLGWRDSFAVGSLMNARALMELIVIKVGLDAGVIGQEAFTLLLVMAILTTVMTGPLLALCMGRRRLEPLATRASASPP, from the coding sequence CTGCCGATGCAAAGCCCGCTGCTGCTGCAACTGGTCGTGATCATTGCCACAGCGCGGGTGTGCGGGCTGCTGCTGCGCCATGTCGGCCAGCCGCCGGTGATCGGGGAGATGGCGGCGGGGATCATCCTGGGGCCGATTGTGTTCGGGGCCCTGTTCCCCGGGTTCCACAGCCAGCTGTTTGCCCCGGAATCGCTGCCCGCGCTGTCTTCGCTGGCCACGCTGGGACTGGTGCTGTTCATGTTCATCGTTGGCGTGGAGCTGCGCGCCCCGGCCGAGGGCATGCGTGCCCAGGTCCGCGCCGCCGGCTGGGTCGGCGTGTTGAGCGTGCTGGTCCCGATGGGACTGGGGATCGCGGTCTCGCCCGCGCTGCATGGGCCGCTGGCGCCGGAGGGCGTGGGATTCTGGCCGTTCGCCCTGTTCATGGCGGCGGCGATGTCGATCACCGCGTTCCCGATCATGGCCCGGATCCTCAAGGAGCGGAACATCACCCACACCCGGCTCGGGCAGCTGTCGCTGGGCTCGGCGGCGATCGCGGACGTGCTGGCCTGGATCATGCTGGCGCTGGTGGTGGCGATGATCGGCGCCGGCGCGGGCTACGGCGGGTTCGTGCGCATCATCGTCGGGCTGGGCGCGCTGAGCGCGGTGGTGTTCGGGCTGCTGCGGCCGCTGTATGCGCGGCTGCTGGCAAGGCATGCGCGCGAGGGGGTGCCGGGCGGCTTCGTACTGGCGGCGCTGTTCGTGGGCCTGTTTGCCTGCGCGGCGATCACCGATTGGCTGCAGCTGCACGCGGTTTTCGGCGCGTTCCTGTTTGGCGCCTGCCTGCCGCGCGATGATCGCCTGCTGCGCAGCCTGGTCGAGCGCGTCGAGCACGTGGCGATCATCGTGCTGATGCCGATCTTCTTCGCGCTGGCCGGGCTCAACACCACCGGCGATGCATTCGTGGGCGCGGGGCTGGGCGCGCTGGGGCTGATCATGGCCGCCGCCGTGGTTGGCAAGATCGCCGGCGGCGCTGCGGGTGCGCGGCTGGCCGGCCTGGGCTGGCGCGACAGTTTTGCCGTGGGCTCGCTGATGAACGCGCGCGCGCTGATGGAGCTGATCGTCATCAAGGTCGGCCTGGATGCCGGCGTGATCGGGCAGGAGGCCTTCACCCTGTTGCTGGTGATGGCGATCCTCACCACAGTCATGACCGGCCCCCTGCTGGCCCTGTGCATGGGCCGCCGCCGGCTCGAACCACTCGCCACCCGCGCCTCCGCCTCCCCTCCGTAA
- a CDS encoding glycosyltransferase family 2 protein, translating to MDDAGQRLRPEDVAVVIPALNEALRIREVVSDALAHCPRVIVVDDGSDDGTADLIADLPVTVLRHPERMGKGASLRDGFAEALRQGARAVATMDGDGQHCGADIPRMIDSANRHPGCVIVGARLRKRGCQPWYRRLGNDFGDWGISWACGFRMVDTQSGQRLYPARACAMDVPGEGFVFEAQMLISSARQLGLGVVALPVDTRYAGPEDEFRKSHFRLWHDLRLITTHVVLQILRHGNLLDEYRRTRRTRPVIDDDSGEFAPAAPPHPSTRTG from the coding sequence ATGGATGACGCGGGGCAGCGGCTGCGGCCCGAGGATGTGGCGGTGGTGATCCCCGCGCTCAACGAGGCGCTGCGGATCCGCGAGGTCGTGTCTGATGCGCTGGCGCATTGCCCGCGGGTGATCGTGGTGGACGATGGCTCCGACGACGGCACCGCGGACCTGATCGCCGACCTGCCCGTGACCGTGCTGCGCCACCCCGAGCGCATGGGCAAGGGCGCGAGCCTGCGCGACGGCTTTGCCGAGGCCCTGCGACAGGGCGCCCGCGCGGTGGCAACCATGGACGGCGACGGCCAGCATTGCGGCGCTGACATCCCGCGCATGATCGACAGCGCCAACCGCCATCCCGGCTGCGTGATCGTGGGTGCGCGCCTGCGCAAGCGGGGCTGCCAGCCCTGGTACCGGCGCCTGGGCAACGACTTCGGCGACTGGGGCATCAGCTGGGCCTGCGGCTTCCGCATGGTGGATACCCAAAGCGGCCAGCGCCTGTACCCGGCCAGGGCCTGCGCCATGGACGTGCCCGGCGAAGGCTTCGTGTTCGAGGCGCAGATGCTGATCTCCTCGGCCCGGCAGCTCGGGCTGGGCGTGGTCGCGCTGCCGGTCGATACCCGCTACGCCGGCCCGGAGGATGAATTCCGCAAGAGCCACTTCCGCCTCTGGCACGACCTGCGGCTGATCACCACGCACGTTGTGCTACAAATCCTCCGGCACGGGAACCTGCTGGACGAGTACCGGCGAACGCGCCGGACCCGGCCGGTGATCGACGACGACAGCGGGGAGTTCGCACCTGCCGCCCCGCCCCACCCTTCCACGCGCACAGGCTGA
- the fabG gene encoding 3-oxoacyl-ACP reductase FabG has translation MDPRAPGRWSGAGTAVSVDRGTGPARRALVTGGSGDIGGAICQALAAAGAEVIVHANANLARARAVADAIRESGGSAEAVAFDLTDGAASAAAIDRLLEAGPIQMLVNNAGIHDDAPLAGMSDEQWRRVIDVSVHGFFHATRPLLLPMARTRWGRIVSVSSVAAVTGNRGQANYAAAKAALHGATRSLAREMASRGITANVVAPGVIEGSMARDAFPPEMIKQIVPAARAGRPEEVAAVVAFLCSDAAGYVNGQVIGINGGMG, from the coding sequence ATGGATCCGCGCGCGCCTGGCCGATGGAGCGGGGCCGGCACCGCAGTGAGCGTGGACAGGGGAACAGGCCCTGCGCGCCGGGCGCTGGTCACCGGGGGCAGCGGCGACATCGGGGGGGCGATCTGCCAGGCGCTGGCGGCCGCCGGCGCCGAGGTCATCGTGCACGCCAACGCCAACCTGGCCCGCGCCCGCGCCGTGGCCGATGCGATCCGGGAATCCGGTGGCAGCGCGGAAGCGGTTGCCTTCGACCTGACCGACGGCGCAGCGTCGGCCGCGGCCATTGACCGGCTGCTGGAGGCGGGCCCGATCCAGATGCTGGTGAACAACGCCGGCATCCACGACGACGCGCCCCTGGCCGGCATGTCAGACGAACAGTGGCGGCGGGTGATCGACGTCTCCGTGCACGGGTTCTTCCACGCGACCCGGCCGCTGCTGCTGCCCATGGCACGCACCCGCTGGGGCCGCATCGTCAGCGTATCGAGCGTGGCGGCGGTGACCGGCAACCGGGGCCAGGCCAACTACGCCGCGGCCAAGGCGGCCCTGCATGGCGCAACCAGGTCGCTGGCCCGGGAGATGGCCTCGCGCGGGATCACCGCCAACGTGGTGGCGCCGGGCGTGATCGAGGGCAGCATGGCGCGCGACGCATTCCCGCCGGAGATGATCAAGCAGATCGTGCCGGCGGCCCGGGCCGGCAGGCCTGAAGAGGTTGCGGCCGTGGTCGCCTTCCTGTGCTCGGACGCGGCCGGCTACGTCAACGGCCAGGTCATCGGCATCAACGGCGGCATGGGCTGA
- a CDS encoding FAD-dependent oxidoreductase, whose translation MDQAASDTDVLILGGGLAGLTLALQLRRQDPGLRITVLERRAHPVAEAAHKVGESTVEIGAHYFSEVLGLREHLDAEQIRKFGFRFFFSDGREDIDRCTELGVSRLMPTPSWQIDRGRFENFLGQRVRAQGVDFRDGATVRSITMAEGPDMHAVGFEHRGERREMTARWLVDASGRVGLVKRKLGLAEANDHDVNAVWWRVEGIVDPNQWSGDTAWLQRCDPPDRWRSTNHMCGPGYWFWLIPLASGAHSVGIVCDAKMHPLESMNSHAKAMAWLRKHQPRVAASLDGEAHAVKDFLFLRHFSHGCKRMFSGDRWAITGEAGLFLDPFYSPGSDFIAISNTYICELVARDRAGGPVAPWAEIYQQLYRSFYESMLPIYQDQYPLFGDARVMPVKVIWDYTYYWALLAPLFFSGRIADIRVFERLSAELQTGRGLNGAMQPLLREWGRRNAQAGLGEAGARLLDQFRIDWFRELNSGLGDDLHDAAFDARIRGNVQRMRWLAAEVLARARRDHPDIDPCGLEALVGHDDGQAASLEPHWYPAAA comes from the coding sequence ATGGACCAGGCAGCTTCCGACACCGATGTCCTCATCCTGGGCGGGGGGCTGGCTGGCCTGACCCTGGCGCTGCAGCTGCGCCGGCAGGATCCGGGCCTGCGCATCACGGTGCTTGAACGCCGCGCGCATCCTGTCGCCGAGGCCGCGCACAAGGTGGGCGAGTCGACCGTGGAGATCGGCGCGCACTATTTCTCCGAAGTGCTGGGCCTGCGCGAACACCTGGACGCCGAGCAGATCCGCAAGTTCGGGTTCCGGTTCTTCTTTTCCGATGGCCGCGAGGATATCGACCGCTGCACCGAGCTGGGCGTGAGCCGGCTGATGCCCACGCCGTCGTGGCAGATCGACCGCGGCCGGTTCGAGAACTTCCTCGGCCAGCGCGTGCGCGCGCAGGGCGTGGATTTCCGCGACGGCGCGACGGTGCGCTCGATCACCATGGCTGAAGGACCGGACATGCACGCGGTCGGCTTCGAGCACCGGGGCGAACGCCGCGAAATGACGGCGCGCTGGCTGGTGGATGCGTCCGGGCGGGTGGGACTGGTCAAGCGCAAGCTGGGGCTGGCCGAGGCCAACGACCACGACGTCAACGCGGTCTGGTGGCGGGTGGAGGGCATCGTCGATCCCAACCAGTGGTCCGGCGATACGGCCTGGCTGCAGCGCTGCGACCCGCCTGACCGCTGGCGCTCGACCAACCACATGTGCGGGCCGGGCTACTGGTTCTGGCTGATCCCGCTCGCCTCCGGCGCGCACTCGGTGGGCATCGTCTGCGACGCGAAGATGCATCCGCTGGAATCGATGAACAGCCACGCGAAGGCGATGGCGTGGCTGCGCAAGCACCAGCCGCGGGTTGCCGCGAGCCTGGATGGCGAAGCGCACGCGGTGAAGGATTTCCTGTTCCTGCGCCACTTCTCACACGGCTGCAAGCGCATGTTCTCCGGCGACCGCTGGGCGATCACTGGGGAGGCCGGGCTGTTCCTGGACCCGTTCTATTCGCCGGGCAGCGATTTCATCGCCATCTCCAACACCTACATCTGCGAGCTGGTGGCCCGGGACCGCGCCGGCGGGCCGGTGGCGCCGTGGGCGGAGATCTACCAGCAGCTTTACCGCTCGTTCTACGAAAGCATGCTGCCCATCTACCAGGACCAGTACCCGCTGTTTGGCGATGCGCGGGTGATGCCGGTGAAGGTGATCTGGGATTACACCTATTACTGGGCGCTGCTGGCGCCGCTGTTCTTCTCCGGTCGCATCGCGGACATCCGGGTGTTCGAGCGTCTTTCCGCGGAGCTGCAGACGGGCCGCGGCCTCAACGGCGCCATGCAGCCGCTGCTGCGCGAATGGGGCCGGCGCAATGCGCAGGCCGGGTTGGGCGAGGCGGGCGCGCGGCTGCTGGACCAGTTCCGGATCGACTGGTTCCGCGAGCTCAACAGCGGCCTGGGCGATGACCTGCACGACGCCGCGTTCGACGCCCGCATCCGCGGCAACGTGCAGCGGATGCGCTGGCTGGCCGCCGAGGTCCTGGCCCGGGCCCGCCGCGATCATCCGGACATCGACCCCTGCGGACTGGAGGCCCTGGTGGGCCACGATGACGGGCAGGCGGCCTCCCTCGAGCCGCACTGGTATCCTGCCGCGGCCTGA
- a CDS encoding ankyrin repeat domain-containing protein, whose amino-acid sequence MSSQTRDFSEPTHAQFARAIRDGDEGLARELLAAGANPNATDEAGTPLLQWAMREGDRGAVTRLLALGADPSRPDARGRTAMHEAAMAPHADWIDELLGHGVPVDIPNARNGQTPLFDALRAREPDNIDRLLDAGARLDVGDRSGTTPLHQAAMVNDLASVRRFLEAGADPSVRDARGADLASYLYDGDPDMLTARARRDLEWIRARLADGAGPAPQ is encoded by the coding sequence GTGAGTTCCCAGACACGAGATTTCAGCGAGCCCACGCACGCGCAGTTCGCGCGCGCGATCCGCGATGGCGACGAGGGGCTTGCTCGCGAACTGCTGGCGGCCGGGGCCAATCCCAACGCCACCGACGAAGCCGGCACTCCGCTGCTGCAGTGGGCCATGCGCGAGGGAGACCGGGGCGCGGTGACGCGCCTGCTCGCGCTTGGCGCGGACCCGTCACGGCCGGACGCCAGGGGCCGGACGGCCATGCACGAGGCCGCGATGGCGCCCCATGCCGACTGGATCGACGAGCTGCTGGGGCACGGGGTGCCGGTCGATATCCCCAACGCCCGCAACGGACAGACCCCGTTGTTCGACGCCCTGCGTGCGCGCGAGCCCGACAACATCGACCGGCTGCTGGACGCCGGGGCGCGCCTGGACGTGGGCGACCGTTCCGGCACCACGCCACTGCACCAGGCGGCGATGGTCAACGACCTCGCCTCCGTGCGGCGGTTCCTCGAAGCGGGTGCGGATCCCTCGGTCCGCGACGCCAGGGGCGCGGACCTTGCCAGCTACCTCTACGACGGCGACCCGGACATGCTGACCGCGCGCGCCCGGCGCGACCTCGAATGGATCCGCGCGCGCCTGGCCGATGGAGCGGGGCCGGCACCGCAGTGA
- a CDS encoding Mbeg1-like protein, whose translation MTLDAGGAGRSYLSAIHRLPPPPPPPPAQANQGLPAGNGSFASQVQGTAPDPANDQLFAMMANGAYAPDSPEYAQKLEAAGWSRLEAGADGNSLVDAQGNRIEIDPGLLSDDRSGFHAEIYQHEDGHYVVAYRGSEVGTEQSQLMDWVNNAQQGLGMDSSQYSAAMELAAQAEQVFGDGNVALTGHSLGGGLASAASLYTGAPAVTFNASGLSNQTLESLNFNPNQARASMAEDGQVRRYAVNGDPLTLAQEDIPVLPLVGSPPEAIGHALRINAPPGTSFGGLHGGGGGDASYVDAFDHAAPYDPASLPSPSQLIGDGVNGGIDAMGDAAAAGMDALGRGLQDSGRLDGWLAGMALSSLAPAVDRTVDALGDAVGAGIGFAGDTLHAGIKAAGDFQFNTLASAIREGLDFGRDLAGTGAELVDGLKESVDHLMGGDVVKAGAGALGHLLDAGTDALGDLTDGALAFAGDTIEGGADAFGGFMRDLGERTGWDRPADSAARFVEGAGDVVSDIADSAGKMVDNATDAFGDGLEAVSDVAGSVGQGVNDFLSGRWFR comes from the coding sequence ATGACCCTTGACGCTGGCGGCGCTGGCCGCAGTTACCTGTCCGCGATCCATCGGCTGCCCCCGCCGCCGCCTCCACCGCCGGCGCAGGCGAACCAGGGGCTTCCGGCAGGCAATGGGAGTTTCGCCAGCCAGGTGCAGGGCACCGCGCCCGATCCCGCCAACGACCAGCTGTTCGCGATGATGGCCAACGGCGCCTACGCGCCGGACAGCCCGGAATACGCGCAGAAGCTGGAAGCGGCGGGCTGGAGCCGGCTGGAGGCCGGTGCCGACGGGAACAGCCTGGTGGACGCGCAGGGCAACCGGATCGAGATCGACCCTGGCCTGCTGAGCGACGACCGCTCGGGATTCCACGCCGAGATCTACCAGCATGAGGACGGCCACTACGTGGTGGCCTACCGCGGCTCGGAGGTGGGCACCGAGCAGAGCCAGCTGATGGATTGGGTCAACAATGCCCAGCAGGGGCTGGGCATGGATTCAAGCCAGTACAGCGCTGCGATGGAGCTGGCCGCGCAGGCCGAGCAGGTGTTTGGCGATGGCAACGTGGCACTCACGGGCCATTCGCTGGGGGGCGGGCTGGCTTCGGCGGCTTCCCTTTACACCGGCGCGCCGGCCGTCACCTTCAATGCCTCGGGCCTGAGCAACCAGACCCTGGAAAGCCTGAACTTCAATCCCAACCAGGCCCGCGCCAGCATGGCCGAGGACGGCCAGGTGCGCCGCTATGCGGTCAACGGCGATCCGCTGACCCTGGCCCAGGAAGACATCCCGGTGCTGCCGCTTGTCGGCTCCCCGCCCGAGGCGATCGGTCACGCGCTGCGCATCAACGCGCCGCCGGGCACCAGCTTTGGCGGCTTGCATGGCGGCGGTGGCGGCGACGCCTCGTACGTCGACGCGTTCGACCATGCCGCGCCCTACGATCCCGCCAGCCTGCCCAGCCCCTCGCAGCTGATCGGCGACGGCGTCAACGGCGGCATCGATGCCATGGGCGATGCTGCCGCCGCCGGCATGGACGCGCTGGGCCGCGGCCTGCAGGACAGCGGGCGGCTGGATGGGTGGCTGGCGGGCATGGCCCTCAGCAGCCTGGCCCCGGCCGTTGACCGTACCGTCGATGCGCTGGGAGACGCGGTTGGCGCCGGCATCGGTTTCGCCGGCGACACCCTCCACGCGGGCATCAAGGCCGCGGGCGACTTCCAGTTCAATACCCTGGCCTCGGCCATCCGCGAGGGCCTGGACTTCGGCCGGGACCTGGCCGGCACCGGCGCGGAGCTGGTGGACGGGCTGAAGGAATCGGTGGACCACCTGATGGGCGGCGACGTGGTGAAGGCCGGCGCCGGCGCGCTGGGCCACCTGCTCGACGCCGGGACCGATGCCTTGGGCGACCTGACCGACGGGGCGCTCGCCTTCGCGGGCGACACGATCGAGGGCGGGGCGGATGCCTTCGGCGGCTTCATGCGTGACCTGGGCGAGCGGACCGGCTGGGATCGGCCCGCGGATTCGGCCGCCCGGTTCGTCGAGGGTGCCGGTGACGTGGTGAGCGATATCGCCGACTCCGCCGGCAAGATGGTCGACAACGCCACCGACGCGTTCGGCGACGGCCTGGAGGCGGTGTCCGACGTCGCGGGCAGCGTTGGCCAGGGGGTGAACGATTTCCTCAGCGGCCGCTGGTTCCGCTGA